One Armatimonadia bacterium DNA segment encodes these proteins:
- the rd gene encoding rubredoxin, which yields MKKYECNVCGYIYDPEQGDPDNGVEPGTAFEDLPDDWVCPECFVGKDEFTPVEE from the coding sequence ATGAAGAAGTACGAATGCAACGTGTGCGGCTACATCTACGATCCGGAGCAGGGCGATCCCGACAACGGTGTGGAGCCGGGTACCGCCTTCGAGGACCTTCCCGACGACTGGGTCTGCCCGGAGTGCTTCGTCGGCAAGGACGAGTTCACGCCGGTCGAGGAGTAG